From the genome of Varibaculum prostatecancerukia, one region includes:
- a CDS encoding MFS transporter, with the protein MAAERSDNGGYSRGDPEYRRIELALFIAAFVSFAQMYETQVLLPEISEHFHLDPSAASLTVSLTTGGLALALFLVGPSSERLGRRPIILTSILVTSLVGMMLGFVPTWHLLLAGRFLQGLAAAGLPAVATAYLAEEVRAKDLPRAAGVYIAGTGLGGLFGRILSGVISHFLPWHWVLTVIGVAGVLFSLSVWRLLPPQENFQKSPPGLNTLIAHTKAVLSEPGLALLFLIGALTLGAYQAVFNMVPYRFSAAPYLFPAWIVSGFFLVNAFGSLAASVSGNLVARYGRRRVMPMAALLTLIGLVLTIFETLWIVIPALIIFAIGFFAVHATASGWVTARAVAGVGAAGQAASAYSISYYLGGSCFGTVGGIAWYHWGWSGLVALTATLIALVVVFALLLRKIPPLQKSGY; encoded by the coding sequence ATGGCTGCGGAAAGAAGCGATAACGGTGGCTACTCCCGAGGGGATCCTGAATATCGACGCATCGAACTCGCGCTATTTATTGCCGCGTTCGTCAGTTTCGCGCAAATGTACGAAACCCAGGTGTTATTGCCGGAAATCTCGGAGCATTTTCACCTAGATCCTTCGGCTGCGTCTCTAACGGTTTCCCTCACTACCGGAGGCTTAGCGCTTGCTTTATTCCTGGTCGGTCCCTCCTCCGAGCGACTGGGGCGCCGACCCATCATACTCACCTCAATTTTGGTAACCTCCCTGGTGGGTATGATGCTAGGCTTTGTCCCTACCTGGCATCTTTTGCTCGCCGGACGTTTCCTACAAGGTCTAGCGGCCGCCGGTCTGCCCGCAGTTGCGACCGCCTACCTCGCCGAGGAAGTGCGCGCTAAAGATTTACCCCGGGCAGCCGGTGTTTATATCGCCGGCACCGGCCTGGGCGGTCTTTTCGGGCGCATCCTCAGCGGCGTCATTTCCCATTTCCTTCCTTGGCACTGGGTCTTAACCGTGATTGGCGTGGCGGGAGTTTTATTTTCGCTGTCGGTCTGGCGGCTGTTGCCTCCCCAAGAAAACTTCCAGAAGTCTCCCCCGGGGTTAAACACCTTGATAGCCCACACCAAAGCGGTGCTTAGTGAGCCGGGATTGGCCTTGCTATTTCTGATTGGCGCCTTGACGCTGGGAGCCTACCAGGCGGTTTTCAATATGGTGCCCTACCGTTTCAGCGCCGCCCCCTACCTCTTCCCCGCTTGGATCGTGTCCGGGTTCTTCCTGGTTAATGCCTTCGGCTCCCTAGCCGCCTCGGTGAGCGGCAACCTAGTTGCCCGCTACGGCAGACGGCGAGTAATGCCCATGGCGGCGCTGCTGACTTTAATCGGCTTGGTATTGACCATTTTTGAAACCCTGTGGATCGTGATTCCCGCGCTAATAATCTTTGCTATCGGGTTCTTCGCTGTCCATGCCACCGCCTCCGGCTGGGTAACTGCCCGCGCCGTTGCGGGAGTGGGTGCTGCGGGGCAAGCAGCCTCCGCCTATTCCATTTCTTACTACCTGGGAGGCTCCTGTTTCGGCACCGTAGGAGGGATCGCCTGGTATCACTGGGGTTGGTCAGGTTTAGTCGCCCTCACCGCCACCCTGATTGCCCTAGTAGTAGTGTTCGCCCTGCTCCTGCGAAAAATCCCACCCCTACAAAAATCCGGTTACTAA
- a CDS encoding amidohydrolase, whose amino-acid sequence MSDFDIAEAVEKLGSWQEETYKCLHQHPELSMAETETCDFIYQQLQDFGYETQKIGGGVVGVLKNGTGKTTLFRADIDGLPVKEETGLDYASTITRRDQDGNEVPAMHACGHDVHITAGLGAARVLAENRQAWGGTHIALFQPGEETAEGAKSMVADGLVEKLPRPDAAFGQHVLTGPMPTGSVGTHIGAILSTGASLKITVHGKGSHGSMPHMGVDPVVLASAIVLRLQTIVSREIDPFKMAVVTVGSLQAGSKSNIIPERATLLVNIRAYDLQVREHLLAAIKRMVNAECEAAGSPEPAQFELYDSYPLTNNDAETTKTVTDAFIAHFGSERVGDCGEVPASEDFSTIPDAFGIPYCYWGLGGFREEDPKFPNHNPKFAPIMQPTLATGTEAAVAAVLAWLGK is encoded by the coding sequence ATGAGTGATTTCGATATTGCGGAGGCCGTAGAAAAGCTAGGTTCCTGGCAAGAGGAAACCTACAAGTGTCTACATCAGCACCCCGAGCTTTCTATGGCTGAAACCGAAACCTGCGATTTTATTTACCAGCAGCTGCAAGATTTTGGTTATGAAACTCAAAAAATCGGTGGCGGCGTCGTGGGGGTGCTAAAAAACGGCACTGGTAAGACCACACTTTTCCGCGCCGATATCGACGGACTGCCAGTAAAGGAAGAAACCGGACTGGACTACGCTTCCACTATCACCCGGCGCGATCAAGACGGGAATGAAGTCCCCGCGATGCATGCCTGCGGACACGACGTGCATATTACTGCTGGTCTGGGGGCAGCCCGGGTACTGGCCGAGAACCGGCAGGCCTGGGGCGGCACCCATATTGCGCTTTTTCAACCCGGTGAAGAAACCGCCGAGGGCGCAAAGTCAATGGTTGCCGACGGGCTAGTTGAGAAACTTCCCCGCCCCGATGCGGCTTTCGGCCAGCACGTCCTCACCGGTCCTATGCCTACCGGTTCAGTCGGCACCCATATTGGCGCCATCCTCTCGACTGGCGCCTCTTTGAAAATCACGGTGCATGGTAAAGGCTCGCATGGATCAATGCCTCATATGGGAGTTGATCCGGTGGTGCTCGCCTCGGCGATTGTGCTGCGCCTGCAAACTATTGTGTCTCGCGAAATTGATCCCTTTAAGATGGCGGTAGTGACCGTGGGGTCACTGCAAGCTGGTTCCAAGTCGAATATCATTCCCGAACGCGCCACCTTGCTGGTTAACATCCGCGCCTATGACCTGCAAGTGCGCGAGCACCTCTTGGCGGCAATTAAACGGATGGTGAACGCCGAATGCGAAGCAGCCGGAAGCCCCGAGCCTGCCCAGTTCGAGCTTTACGATTCCTATCCCCTGACCAACAACGATGCCGAAACCACTAAAACGGTAACCGACGCATTCATTGCACACTTCGGATCAGAGCGCGTAGGTGACTGCGGCGAAGTTCCGGCCTCAGAAGATTTCAGCACCATCCCGGATGCGTTCGGAATCCCCTATTGCTATTGGGGATTAGGAGGATTTCGCGAAGAGGACCCCAAGTTCCCCAATCACAACCCCAAGTTCGCACCCATCATGCAACCCACGCTAGCCACCGGCACCGAAGCAGCGGTGGCTGCAGTGCTGGCTTGGCTGGGGAAGTAG
- a CDS encoding Cna B-type domain-containing protein codes for MLIKKKVSSVFQFLATLATLAVIVALGSTNPAAAEGVTSWDDLVAKADTFTSGSHDLTVTGNLTVGEQSKPLVVPQGAELTLKGKGSTVTGINKTAVEVKSGGKLNLAGPSFTKTQFTVNGDLNFSAGSIHDSDPAGPVIFVDGGTFTMSGAAIFSNNTTTVSATPTPQGVSRGKYAPITAYGNSTITISGGSITENNNNRLTRGGAIEIWGSKDNHATLNIQGGEIANNKIENPDSTGLGGAIFGVFTDATISDGNIHDNFTEYAGAIALFSGSLTMSGGAIQNNHNNMKYSGEAGAMILGSVKTEISGGTFQGNTGSDDGSGAIKAAGSDLRISGGTFSGNQSRDGGGALMSYDGKLTIDGGVFRDNQADGWGGAIGARGGTVTINGGSFTGNTAEKSGGAIALSGGTKKYDGSQTVINGGHFAKNTSKGFWGGGAIYNDTFSKLTVNNALIRNNTVKDSLLIGAGNHPISKQGGGVWNCPTGKTTLNITRGVAFYGNSAEDTPKYESFNGAGDDFASISTHTFGKFTAGQPVSITSRMLGGGQRLWYQDGSIHGIHSNWDLARQLPRYKEGGDNKLIPYDTEINENKAFKSVPSEDSKKLAEKLARVVIEDNFATSAGISGAGIANNGQLAFGEPEKWKLQVKKAWQGDDPEQRPTKITLDVLVGGFQVDQVELSKENNWTAVLEDFPDPDTLKDAKTDKKLPITFREHDGNGKQLDGYQLAVTGESKDEGTKTYNISVVNKMTTEVEVSKKWANPDGTCPDASQIEVQLLTNGKATDKKLTLNAANSWKGKFEDLPKYIDGKLAKYTVSEVAIQGYSSEVSGNASKGFTLTNTCTVPPPTTTPPPPPGDTPPPPKKTPPLPPTGSGISAALALGILALASGVVLVRRRLQNA; via the coding sequence GTGCTAATAAAGAAAAAAGTTTCCTCCGTTTTTCAGTTCCTAGCCACTCTCGCGACCCTCGCGGTGATTGTGGCGCTCGGGTCGACCAATCCGGCAGCAGCCGAGGGCGTGACCAGCTGGGACGACTTGGTGGCTAAAGCCGACACCTTCACTTCCGGGTCACACGACCTGACGGTCACCGGCAACCTCACCGTGGGTGAGCAGTCAAAACCGCTGGTAGTTCCCCAGGGCGCAGAGCTCACTCTTAAAGGCAAGGGCAGCACAGTTACCGGAATTAACAAGACGGCAGTGGAAGTGAAATCGGGCGGGAAACTGAACCTGGCGGGTCCCTCCTTCACCAAAACACAGTTCACGGTAAACGGAGACTTAAACTTTAGCGCCGGTTCCATTCACGATTCCGACCCCGCCGGCCCGGTGATTTTTGTTGACGGCGGCACCTTCACCATGAGCGGCGCTGCCATTTTCTCTAATAACACCACCACAGTAAGTGCAACTCCTACCCCTCAGGGCGTTAGCAGGGGCAAATATGCGCCGATAACCGCCTACGGTAACAGCACTATCACCATCAGCGGCGGATCCATTACAGAAAACAATAATAACCGCTTGACTCGTGGGGGCGCCATAGAAATTTGGGGCAGCAAAGATAATCACGCCACCCTTAATATCCAGGGCGGAGAAATCGCCAACAACAAAATAGAAAACCCCGATAGTACCGGTCTTGGGGGAGCCATTTTTGGGGTTTTCACCGACGCAACCATTTCTGACGGTAATATCCACGACAACTTCACGGAGTACGCCGGCGCAATTGCACTCTTTAGCGGATCTCTAACTATGAGCGGTGGCGCCATACAAAACAACCACAACAACATGAAATACAGTGGGGAAGCCGGAGCAATGATACTGGGATCCGTAAAAACCGAGATTTCCGGGGGCACCTTCCAGGGCAATACCGGCAGTGATGACGGTAGCGGAGCCATCAAGGCTGCCGGCAGTGACCTGCGGATTAGCGGAGGAACTTTTAGCGGAAACCAAAGTCGAGACGGGGGTGGTGCGCTAATGTCATACGATGGCAAGCTCACCATTGACGGCGGGGTTTTCCGCGATAACCAAGCAGATGGATGGGGCGGGGCTATCGGCGCTAGGGGAGGCACTGTAACTATCAATGGTGGTTCTTTCACCGGAAACACTGCTGAGAAATCCGGGGGCGCAATTGCCCTGTCAGGTGGCACGAAGAAATACGACGGAAGCCAAACCGTGATTAACGGGGGGCATTTCGCAAAGAATACCTCGAAAGGCTTTTGGGGCGGCGGTGCCATTTACAATGACACTTTCTCAAAACTCACCGTTAATAATGCTCTGATCAGGAATAATACGGTTAAAGATTCATTATTAATCGGTGCCGGGAACCACCCCATTAGCAAGCAAGGTGGCGGAGTGTGGAACTGTCCCACCGGGAAGACCACGCTGAACATTACTCGCGGGGTCGCATTTTATGGGAATTCCGCCGAGGACACCCCTAAATATGAAAGTTTCAATGGTGCCGGGGATGATTTCGCCAGTATCTCTACCCACACCTTCGGGAAATTCACCGCAGGTCAGCCAGTATCTATTACCTCTCGGATGCTAGGAGGGGGACAGCGCCTCTGGTATCAAGACGGCTCAATCCATGGTATTCACTCTAACTGGGACTTAGCTAGGCAGCTGCCGCGTTATAAAGAGGGCGGCGATAACAAGCTGATCCCTTACGACACGGAAATCAATGAAAATAAAGCTTTCAAGTCGGTACCCAGCGAAGACTCAAAGAAACTCGCCGAGAAACTAGCACGAGTGGTTATTGAAGATAACTTTGCGACTAGTGCCGGTATCAGTGGCGCGGGGATAGCCAATAATGGTCAGCTGGCTTTCGGTGAACCCGAAAAATGGAAGCTTCAGGTTAAGAAGGCTTGGCAAGGCGATGACCCGGAGCAGCGTCCTACCAAGATAACCCTGGACGTGCTAGTCGGCGGATTCCAGGTAGACCAGGTGGAACTGAGCAAAGAAAACAACTGGACGGCCGTGCTCGAAGACTTCCCCGACCCTGACACCCTGAAAGACGCGAAGACCGACAAGAAACTGCCGATCACCTTCAGAGAACATGACGGGAACGGCAAGCAGCTGGATGGCTACCAGCTGGCCGTAACCGGAGAGTCTAAAGACGAGGGAACCAAGACCTACAACATCTCGGTAGTCAACAAAATGACCACCGAGGTCGAGGTGTCCAAGAAATGGGCAAACCCGGATGGCACTTGCCCAGACGCCTCTCAAATTGAGGTACAGCTGCTGACCAACGGGAAAGCGACCGACAAGAAACTTACCCTGAACGCTGCCAACTCTTGGAAAGGCAAGTTCGAGGATCTGCCGAAGTATATTGACGGTAAACTCGCGAAATACACTGTTTCCGAGGTAGCGATACAGGGATACAGCAGCGAAGTAAGTGGCAATGCCAGCAAGGGATTTACGCTTACCAATACCTGTACGGTTCCTCCGCCCACCACTACCCCACCTCCCCCGCCGGGAGATACTCCTCCTCCGCCAAAGAAGACTCCCCCGCTGCCGCCTACCGGCTCTGGAATTAGTGCGGCGCTAGCGCTAGGGATCTTGGCGCTGGCTAGCGGAGTGGTGCTGGTACGCCGCCGGCTGCAAAACGCCTAA
- a CDS encoding SpaA isopeptide-forming pilin-related protein, whose product MKTGSTRAMGQKRKYRALKLLLPLLAFTLLLGFGPQAGVSYAEPSGDGTSAPVQTASDPAATTTSPAPAGAPATSPGESTTPANPTQQPGPAKAPGAPAPDPADGTFDLTKFLTNDATLSYGGAELTKDTEGKYKVHPDTPYQLKLGFAEKPGPEWQIPSDTELVYALPAALQAFPTKNPLKFTIDAQGKPVEDNTFWVTKDNKIHVKLAKDEKLTQSPQAKFFVTLDVKFAKDASKIDLKNGVHMDVVVSNDPDLSITKSARHDFAAGKVFYTLTVNSINTNENVVISDEIQGDDTALHLDKDPKAFKIKSSNKQAPKPGVPQFGKNGFTVTIPKMTHGERVTVEYSASVDYSKINPDEAGSKAQTENKANVVSDQIPAPKETTNDLEHKLKIGTITKGAGSPKETAPKSGIYEQPWTLNVNKYSKLKVAGNKVKDSIPEEFQKMMKYAGDGITLVVNKGKKDAEGNSIEKTREIKWADVGITDLDTQFEWSYVLPGTDTDPENSSYEITYTTQVDVTQQIVPTSVKNGASSRTPSNPNGPEEVVAPTVGLTPPHIFNVEKKAFSADPEKVTWEVAVNVVPQGYDSLVLTDTLPAAKSGDKSFQDTLNKDTKITVQGLIGDEDYTFEPDPENPDRGFTIEFFKNKEHTEKGLLENNELDDQQKPIERTVKLTFTTNNDPEWVKAYRAGDDSLYRHVNRVKATANGIDRTASAAATPDPEGIHKTFNGIKFKEIGGVDYPVFNYRLRLEGLDKYEKDAFQITDKFDAKLLKLADDPKPNVSGVENLKIAQQDGVINFEMKTDKLPKDSEGKKQSVYYLDYSLIPVSRAALDAINKNPESLKVSNTATWGPVTTKAVDAEYKYAPLTKELTDKPTLSNNYVASFTVTINPGGLDIANGAQTANFKDQMTNLRLQPETLKMTPADYDYRPVYKDGVLTMQVPNKQKVVVTYKAKVIGKDLVNYGNEVEVGKEQSKVEASVAVRMGGGGSAPNPGITIHKHDSRDLTTQLEGAEFELYEKKDGKFQPLMGKLTPEQAEKEPLRFTTDKNGEVTIRGDQEQLKWALSVSDENDQYEYQLKEVKSPKGYKLLEEPLTFTIWKNPADETQQYDGAYIYVANEPEPGTKIPGKPGNTGDVHKKLGKTGAQVSVALGAMLACLAGGYLILRRREQR is encoded by the coding sequence ATGAAAACGGGATCCACTCGCGCAATGGGGCAAAAAAGGAAATATCGTGCCTTAAAACTATTGCTTCCCTTGTTAGCGTTTACACTGCTGCTGGGATTTGGGCCGCAAGCTGGGGTCAGCTATGCGGAGCCAAGCGGGGATGGCACTTCCGCCCCCGTTCAGACAGCTAGCGACCCCGCTGCCACTACTACTTCGCCTGCCCCTGCCGGTGCCCCCGCGACCTCGCCGGGGGAAAGCACCACTCCCGCAAACCCGACGCAGCAACCAGGTCCCGCGAAAGCACCGGGCGCGCCTGCTCCGGATCCAGCAGACGGCACTTTTGACCTCACCAAGTTCCTAACTAACGATGCGACGCTGTCCTACGGTGGCGCCGAACTGACCAAAGATACGGAAGGGAAATATAAAGTCCACCCGGACACCCCTTACCAGTTGAAACTAGGATTTGCCGAGAAACCCGGTCCTGAATGGCAAATACCTAGCGATACTGAACTCGTTTACGCTTTACCTGCCGCTCTGCAGGCTTTTCCCACCAAAAATCCGCTAAAGTTCACGATCGACGCTCAAGGGAAACCCGTTGAGGACAATACCTTTTGGGTGACGAAAGACAATAAAATCCATGTAAAGCTAGCTAAAGATGAGAAGTTAACTCAGTCCCCGCAGGCCAAGTTCTTTGTCACCTTAGATGTAAAGTTCGCAAAAGACGCCTCTAAGATCGACCTGAAAAATGGCGTCCATATGGACGTAGTGGTTTCTAACGATCCCGATCTGTCTATCACTAAGAGTGCGCGCCATGATTTTGCTGCCGGGAAAGTGTTCTACACCCTGACGGTTAACTCCATAAACACTAACGAAAATGTGGTGATTTCTGACGAGATCCAAGGTGACGACACCGCGCTTCACCTGGACAAAGATCCCAAAGCATTCAAGATCAAGTCCTCGAATAAGCAAGCCCCCAAACCTGGCGTACCGCAGTTTGGCAAAAATGGGTTTACGGTGACCATCCCCAAGATGACGCATGGGGAGCGGGTCACGGTCGAGTACTCCGCCAGCGTTGATTACTCCAAGATTAACCCGGACGAGGCTGGCTCCAAGGCTCAAACTGAGAATAAAGCCAATGTGGTTTCTGACCAGATTCCCGCCCCTAAAGAGACCACTAATGACCTGGAGCATAAGCTAAAGATCGGCACCATCACCAAGGGTGCTGGCAGTCCGAAAGAAACGGCTCCTAAGTCGGGAATCTACGAGCAGCCGTGGACGCTGAACGTTAATAAATACTCGAAGCTGAAGGTGGCAGGTAATAAAGTCAAAGACTCCATCCCCGAAGAGTTCCAAAAGATGATGAAGTACGCGGGAGACGGCATTACGCTCGTGGTCAACAAGGGTAAAAAGGACGCGGAGGGCAACTCTATCGAGAAAACCCGCGAGATTAAATGGGCAGACGTTGGCATCACCGATTTGGATACACAGTTCGAGTGGTCGTACGTGTTGCCCGGTACTGATACTGACCCAGAAAATTCCAGCTACGAAATCACCTATACCACCCAGGTAGATGTCACCCAGCAGATTGTGCCGACTTCGGTGAAGAATGGTGCTTCCAGCCGGACTCCTAGCAATCCCAATGGCCCGGAGGAAGTAGTGGCTCCCACCGTCGGCCTCACCCCTCCGCATATCTTTAACGTTGAAAAGAAAGCCTTTTCCGCCGATCCAGAAAAGGTCACTTGGGAGGTAGCCGTCAATGTGGTGCCGCAGGGCTATGACTCCCTAGTATTGACGGATACCCTGCCGGCAGCCAAGAGTGGCGATAAATCTTTCCAGGACACGTTGAATAAAGACACCAAGATCACGGTTCAAGGCTTGATCGGAGACGAAGACTATACGTTCGAACCAGACCCTGAGAATCCCGATAGGGGATTTACCATTGAGTTTTTCAAAAATAAAGAGCATACAGAAAAAGGACTTCTGGAAAATAATGAACTAGACGATCAACAGAAGCCCATCGAGCGCACGGTAAAACTTACTTTCACTACCAATAATGATCCAGAATGGGTAAAGGCTTACCGCGCTGGTGACGATAGTCTATACCGGCACGTAAATCGGGTGAAGGCCACCGCCAATGGCATTGACCGCACCGCGTCGGCAGCGGCAACCCCGGATCCCGAAGGCATTCACAAAACCTTCAACGGCATTAAATTCAAGGAAATCGGCGGGGTTGACTATCCGGTGTTCAACTACCGGCTACGCCTCGAAGGACTGGATAAATATGAAAAGGATGCTTTCCAGATCACTGACAAGTTCGATGCCAAACTGTTAAAGTTGGCTGACGACCCGAAGCCCAATGTGTCAGGTGTAGAGAACCTAAAGATCGCACAGCAAGATGGCGTGATTAACTTCGAGATGAAGACTGATAAGTTGCCGAAGGATTCGGAAGGCAAAAAGCAATCTGTCTATTACCTGGATTACTCGCTAATTCCGGTTAGTCGGGCAGCGCTAGATGCCATCAATAAGAACCCAGAAAGCTTAAAGGTCAGCAACACCGCCACCTGGGGGCCGGTGACCACGAAAGCTGTGGATGCCGAATACAAGTATGCCCCCCTCACCAAAGAGCTAACTGACAAGCCTACTTTGAGTAACAACTATGTGGCGTCCTTTACGGTCACCATTAACCCCGGCGGCCTAGATATTGCTAATGGGGCGCAGACTGCGAACTTCAAAGACCAGATGACAAATCTGCGTCTGCAGCCGGAAACCTTGAAGATGACCCCCGCCGATTATGATTACCGGCCGGTGTATAAGGACGGGGTGCTCACTATGCAGGTGCCGAACAAGCAGAAAGTAGTGGTCACCTATAAAGCGAAAGTAATCGGCAAGGATCTGGTTAACTACGGTAACGAGGTCGAGGTCGGGAAGGAACAGTCCAAGGTTGAAGCTTCCGTGGCAGTGCGTATGGGCGGGGGCGGTAGCGCCCCCAACCCCGGAATAACCATTCATAAGCATGATTCCCGTGACTTGACCACTCAGCTGGAAGGCGCCGAGTTCGAACTCTATGAGAAGAAGGACGGTAAATTCCAGCCGCTGATGGGGAAGCTTACCCCAGAGCAGGCTGAGAAAGAGCCCCTGCGGTTTACTACCGATAAGAATGGGGAAGTCACCATTAGGGGCGACCAGGAACAACTCAAATGGGCGCTGTCGGTTAGCGATGAGAACGACCAGTACGAGTACCAGTTGAAAGAAGTGAAATCTCCTAAGGGCTACAAGCTACTAGAAGAGCCGCTGACCTTCACCATTTGGAAGAATCCTGCGGATGAAACCCAGCAGTACGATGGTGCCTATATCTATGTGGCCAACGAGCCGGAACCGGGTACCAAGATTCCGGGCAAGCCGGGCAATACTGGTGACGTGCATAAGAAGCTAGGAAAGACTGGTGCGCAAGTTAGCGTGGCGCTAGGTGCCATGCTGGCATGCCTCGCCGGAGGATACCTAATCCTACGTCGCCGCGAACAGCGGTAG
- a CDS encoding addiction module antidote protein → MAINISSWDASEYLESADDIAAYLNAALEDGDPAILQAALGDVAKARGMSAIARQAGLGRESLYKSLSLEGNPSWATITKVLNALGLQLEIKSPVSA, encoded by the coding sequence ATGGCAATAAATATTTCAAGCTGGGACGCCAGCGAGTATCTGGAAAGCGCAGATGACATAGCTGCCTACTTAAATGCTGCTTTAGAGGACGGGGATCCGGCAATCCTGCAGGCAGCTCTCGGGGACGTTGCAAAAGCCCGAGGAATGAGCGCTATCGCCCGGCAAGCAGGTCTGGGGCGCGAATCCCTCTACAAGTCATTATCACTAGAGGGCAACCCCTCCTGGGCAACTATCACCAAAGTATTAAACGCGCTCGGCTTACAGCTAGAAATCAAATCGCCGGTTTCCGCCTAA
- a CDS encoding carbohydrate ABC transporter permease → MKSETKKHKSRIRNGLWATFFIGPHSVLFISFFLFPVIYGIYASFTKWSLFNDPIWTGLANYRELLFDKNSIFHDQLVNGLSATLIFVVFTVPLCIIVPLILAAMLQTQQKFKKIFQAVFYIPSMFAVSAVMLIFAFLLSRSYGPFTEWFNFDLNVTQTQPYAWLALILVTVWWCIGQNLIIYIAALGGVSQEEIDAARIDGASNFRILRQIQLPSIQLPMLFTVITTTVLQFNVYGQPLMLTNGGPNDSTKVLLMSIQQNAFGSGVPVAGMASAMATILGLVIILVSAVELIILKLCQR, encoded by the coding sequence ATGAAATCCGAAACCAAAAAACACAAGAGCCGTATACGCAATGGCCTGTGGGCGACTTTTTTTATAGGGCCACATAGCGTTCTGTTCATATCATTTTTCTTATTTCCGGTCATCTATGGGATCTATGCATCCTTCACAAAATGGTCTCTCTTCAATGACCCGATTTGGACGGGACTAGCAAACTATAGAGAACTACTATTTGATAAAAATTCCATATTCCACGACCAGTTAGTAAATGGGCTATCTGCAACACTAATTTTCGTGGTTTTTACTGTTCCTCTATGCATAATAGTCCCTTTGATACTGGCGGCAATGTTACAGACACAGCAAAAGTTTAAGAAAATTTTTCAAGCAGTTTTTTACATTCCTTCTATGTTCGCTGTTTCAGCTGTAATGCTAATTTTCGCTTTTTTGCTAAGCCGTTCTTATGGGCCCTTTACCGAATGGTTCAACTTTGATCTCAACGTTACTCAAACGCAGCCTTACGCGTGGCTGGCGTTGATTCTAGTCACCGTTTGGTGGTGTATCGGACAAAATTTAATTATATATATCGCCGCATTGGGCGGAGTTTCTCAGGAAGAAATAGATGCCGCAAGAATAGATGGAGCTTCAAATTTCCGCATTCTCCGTCAAATACAACTCCCAAGTATCCAACTGCCAATGCTTTTTACAGTAATCACAACTACCGTTTTACAGTTCAACGTTTATGGCCAGCCTCTGATGCTGACAAATGGCGGGCCGAATGACTCCACAAAAGTACTACTCATGAGTATTCAACAAAATGCATTTGGATCAGGGGTACCGGTTGCTGGAATGGCATCGGCGATGGCAACAATACTAGGGCTGGTAATCATCCTGGTTTCCGCAGTGGAACTCATCATTCTAAAACTTTGCCAAAGGTAG
- a CDS encoding extracellular solute-binding protein: MTGPDAKAAKATFDDYNKTNPDVKVKMLTMKKDTFNAKLATTARSGKDVPDIAWVASEEVPSWQSQGILDSWDKLIKGTKLTKDAYLPAAWTAGQVDNSQYGIPGTMGTWVMYYNKDLVDKYVPGAMDDGIATFEEIEKAGAAAKADGVYSYANSWPFQNYDNLYLQMGGKWTDKNGNISVDNDTSTKVFEELKNLLDEGYMVPDGKEAVKLFMNGKLIFMPEGTWQLSTVKDAKFEWGETTVPQWDLENLVQCSGADQYVIIKNKSGRSEEKLKGMVAFMEWLQSNQLEMLKSGANPSAKAMLDNSEYASMPQSFLLKQENIAKSVNVINTPGLSYVNTEIDARAWDMITGKANIKQTMQDIQKIAEQKMKK; this comes from the coding sequence GTGACGGGCCCCGATGCAAAAGCGGCAAAAGCTACTTTTGACGATTACAACAAGACTAATCCTGACGTAAAAGTTAAGATGCTCACGATGAAGAAGGATACCTTCAACGCCAAGCTAGCTACCACGGCTCGCAGCGGTAAGGATGTGCCCGATATTGCGTGGGTGGCGTCCGAAGAGGTTCCTTCTTGGCAGAGCCAAGGAATTTTAGATTCTTGGGATAAACTAATTAAAGGCACGAAGCTAACTAAAGATGCTTATTTGCCAGCCGCTTGGACTGCGGGACAGGTGGATAACTCTCAATACGGAATCCCCGGAACCATGGGTACCTGGGTCATGTATTACAACAAAGATTTAGTCGATAAGTACGTCCCTGGCGCCATGGATGACGGCATAGCAACTTTTGAAGAAATAGAAAAGGCAGGTGCTGCAGCTAAGGCCGATGGCGTCTATTCTTATGCAAACTCTTGGCCGTTCCAGAACTACGATAATCTCTATCTACAAATGGGCGGTAAGTGGACTGATAAAAATGGCAACATCTCCGTAGACAACGATACTTCTACTAAGGTCTTTGAAGAGTTAAAGAACCTTTTAGACGAGGGTTACATGGTTCCGGACGGCAAGGAAGCAGTCAAGTTGTTCATGAACGGTAAACTGATTTTTATGCCCGAGGGAACTTGGCAACTCTCCACAGTAAAAGACGCGAAATTCGAGTGGGGAGAAACGACAGTTCCCCAATGGGATCTGGAAAACCTAGTCCAATGTTCCGGTGCTGATCAGTACGTAATAATCAAGAACAAGAGTGGCCGATCCGAAGAAAAGCTAAAGGGGATGGTGGCTTTCATGGAATGGCTACAGTCTAACCAACTCGAAATGTTGAAATCAGGGGCAAACCCCTCGGCTAAAGCCATGCTAGACAACTCAGAATATGCGAGCATGCCGCAATCCTTCCTGTTAAAGCAGGAAAACATCGCCAAATCTGTCAACGTAATCAACACTCCTGGACTCAGTTATGTAAACACCGAAATCGATGCCAGGGCATGGGACATGATCACTGGTAAGGCCAATATCAAGCAAACTATGCAAGATATCCAGAAAATCGCTGAACAGAAAATGAAAAAGTAA